Genomic window (Dyadobacter fanqingshengii):
TGAAGATGACATTCTTCGCCAGCAATTACAGGAATCGGTTTCAAGTGCTGAGGCGATTTGACCCTAACAATAATTATAAAATGAACTTACAAGCTATTACCAGACACCGAAATTTATTGACAATCCTCGTTGTGGCCCTGCTTTCGATTACAGCAGCTAGCGCGCAAAGGAAATCGGAGGAAGAGATAAAGAGAATTCAAGACGCGAAAGTTGCCATTATCACCAATCGTCTGAACCTGACACCCGAACAGTCGACGGGATTCTGGCCGGTTTACAATGAGTATTCTCAGAAAAGAAAAGAAATTCACAGGGCGCAGCGTAAGATCATTAATGATAAGAAGGCGGAAGGCCAGACCGATGATCAAGTCCTCAACAACCTGAAAGAAGTGCAGGAATTGCGTCAGAAAGAGCTGGATCTTGAAAAAGAATATCAAAACCGCTTTTTAAAGGTAATAACAGCAAGTCAGGTGATCGAATTGTATAAGGCGGAACGTACATTTAATGATATGCTTATCCAGCGCCTTAAGAATAAATAGAACATGAAGCGTTTTTGACCGACCTATCGGCTTATTACAAAGCGTTATCCCACATTGGCCACGGCCGGTTGTGGGATTTTTTATGTAAAAAAATAGCCGGAAATTTTCCGGCTATTTTTATTGATATCATTACTTAATGTTGGCATTATCAATGGCCGCCGACCACTTCCACGCCGCTTATGCCCTTGGTTTCCACGGTTATGTTCCGCAGCGGAGCCGCATGCTTTTTGAAATCCTGGATAATTTCCAGCACATCATAATCGATATTCATGGACTTGCTGCCGTCGATCACGACGGTGGCATTATCGGGCAAGTTGTCTAAGGTTGCGCTAATACTGCCTTTGTTCAGGAATGTAACTTCCTCAGACAAGATCAGCGTAATTACGTCTCCATCCCTGTGTTTTTCTTTCACATAATGGTAGGAATGTTTGTAATTTTTGCGAAGAATAAAATATATAGCAACCACCATTCCAATCGCGATTCCTTTCAGTAGATCGGTGCTTAAAATGGCGATAATTGTTACTATAAAGGGGATAAACTGTTCTTTGCCCAATTGGTACATTCCTTTGTAAAGAGAAAATTTGGACAGTTTATAACCAACCACTAAAAGTACAGCGGCAAGTGATGCCAATGGGATGTAATTCAAAAATGCCGGAATAAAAAGAGCAGAAAGCAACAAAATGGATCCATGCGTAATGGTTGCCATTTTAGTTCTTCCGCCTGAATCTATATTGGCAGAGCTTCGCACAATCACCTGCGTAATAGGCAAACCCCCGATCATACCCGATGTAATGTTACCGATTCCCTGCGCAATAAGCTCACGGTTTGTGGGCGTGTTACGCTTGAACGGATCTAATTTGTCAGTCGCTTCAACGCATAACAATGTTTCAAGACTGGCCACAATCGCCAATGTTAAGCCGATTGTATAAGTTTCAACCCGTGTAATGGCGGAGAAATCAGGAGTTTTGAAAAAACTGAAAAACTCGCTTGCAGAAGATGCAACGGGTAATTGTACCAAATGCTCACCCGACAATGCCCAGTCCGGCATTGATTTTGAAAATAAAAGATTAAGCAAAATTCCGGAAATCACCACGAATAAAGCACCTGGTACGAACCGGAAAAGCTGAATTTTTTTCATAAAAGGCCGGTCAAACAGGATTAGCAAACCGAGCGAGATCAATGATATAATGATGGCTCCGGTGCTGCTGTATTTCACCGCGTTGAAAAGCTCAGTAAATGTATTTTGGCCGTCTTTTTGAGCAAACGCCTCATCACCCATAAAATCAGCATCATAACCGAATGCGTGAGGGATTTCCTTAAGTATAAGGGTTATTCCGATGGCTGCCAACATTCCTTTGATGACAGACGATGGGAAATAATAACCAATGATGCCGGCCTTCATAAATCCGGCGATGACCTGAATAATCCCTGCAATGACAACCGCCAGAAGAAACGCCTCAAAGCTGCCCAGCGTATCCAGGGCATTGAGTACGATCACGACAAGCCCTGCCGCAGGACCAGACACCCCAAGTGACGATCCGCTGAGGAAACCAACGACGATCCCGCCGATCATTCCGGCAATTATACCTGAAAATAGAAGGTCCGAGCGCCCGGTTGAGGCCAGGGCCACACCAAGGCATAATGGTAACGCAACCAGATAAACGACCAGCCCGGCAGGGATATCAAACTTAAGGTTGGAAAACAAATTCTTTTTATCTGCTGACATACGATTATTTCTGATAAGTCAATTTGAAAACAAAAGCTAATGCGAAATCAGGCGAGGGGAGGAGTTTCCATCTTGTACACATTCTCCATGTCGTTCGCACTGTCCATCGTAACGCCCAGATCCTGGAGAACGCCGGTCCCAACTGCGTAAACAACCCCGTGAACCTGTAAAGCCTTCTTATTTGCCCAAGCATTCTGCACAATTGAAGTTTTCGCAAGGTCCATAACCTGCTCGATCACATTCAGCTCAACAAATCTGTCGGTTCTCTTCTGTCTGTCTTCAATGCTGTTAAGCTCGTCCTGGTGAAGTCTGTAAACGTCCTTAATGTGGCGCAGCCAGTTGTCTATGAGACCCACTTGCTTGTTCCCCATAGCAGCAGCAACGCCGCCGCAACCGTAGTGGCCGCAAACGATAATGTGTTGTACACCAAGCACATTTACCGAATAATCAAGCACGCTTAGCATGCTCATATCTGTGTGAATGACCATGTTGGCAATGTTGCGATGCACGAAAATATCGCCGGGCATTGTTCCGGTCAAGGCATTGGCGGGAACGCGGCTATCCGAGCAGCCGATCCACAGAAACTTCGGGCTTTGTCCGTTTGCAAGCTTTGTGAAGAATTCAGGATCCTGCTCGTTTGTTGCCGCGACCCATTTTTTATTGTTTTCAAATAGTTGGTTATATGACTTGATCATGATCTTTTTTTGAATAAAATTTATTTGAATAGGAGAACTTGAATGACACGCCCGGCGGGATGGAAAATACACATCCGCGGGAGCACCATGCTCACAGAATAAATAATGTCGAAAAAATCAGATCAATTCGGGTGGCGGAGAGAGCAGCTTTAACGATATCTCGTTTTGGAACCCCGAAGAATAGGAGAAAGTATTTTTGAGGGGAATTGATAAAGTGTTTTTATCAACATTGAAGTAATGAGAAATCAGCAACTGGTCGTCACTGATTTTCTCAACTTCGGTCTTTTCATTATCACAAGTGCCGGTATCGCAAACCACAGATGACTTTTCCTTGGCCAGCAAAATGCTGGCGACATCTGTGGCTTTACAGATGAGGAAGGCCGTAAGTAATATGAGACAAAGTGACTTAAGCAATTTGAGATGTGATTAGGTAAAGGCTTTTACTTAGCTTTCCATTGTTTTTCATTGTTTTCCAGCCAGCGTCCTACAAGGAACGCAGAACCGAGAAGAACCACATAAAAAACGATCATTATGATTGTCATTTCCATAAAAAAGCAATTTATACACTACTTAACGTTAACAAAATTAACTAAAAAATGTCTTAGCCCGCTCAATAAATCAAAAAATTAAAGAACTCCTTTCGTCGAAGGCATGAAATCCAGTGCCTTCAAATCACGTCTGACGGCCATCTTTATTGCCTTTGCGAACGCTTTAAATATCGATTCAATCTTATGATGCTCATTGTCACCGCTTACCTGAATATTTAAATTAGATAGCGAGGTGTCTGAAAAAGATTTGAAAAAGTGAAAAAACATTTCCGTTGGCATTTCGCCGATCTTCTCTCTTTTGAATTCGGCATCCCAAACGATCCAGGGACGGCCGGAGAAATCAATGGCAACCTGCGCCAAAGCTTCGTCCATCGGAAGTAAAAATCCATATCGGCTGATGCCGCGCTTGTCGCCAATCGCCTGTCTGTAAGCTTCGCCCAATGCCAGCGCAGTATCCTCAATGGTGTGATGTTCATCAATATGCAGGTCGCCTTCGACCTGGATCGAAAGGTCAGCGCCTGAATGTCTGGCCAGTTGGTCCAGCATATGATCGAAAAATCCGAGTCCGGTGTGAATGTTGGCCCGGCCGCTTCCGTCCAGGTTTAGCTCCACTTTTATCTGCGTTTCCTTAGTATTGCGTTCAACGGACGCTTTTCGTGCAGGTAATTTTAAATGTTCGTAAATCGCATCCCAATCTTTTGAAACGAAGCTGGTAACCTCGTTCATTTTCTCTGATACGCCCGTTTCAGGAACGTTATCCAGCACTAAAATGGCCTTAGCACCCAGATTTACAGCCAGCTGAACATCTGTGAGTCGATCGCCGATCACGTAACTGTTTGCCAGGTCATATTCTTCTGAAAAATACTCGGACAGCATTCCTATGCCTGGTTTCCGGGTTGGCAGATTGTCTTCCGGAAAGCTGCGATCCACGTGAACATTGGTAAAATGTATGTTTTCTCCCGCTAGTGTCTGCAACATTTTATTTTGCGCCGGCCAGAATGTGGGTTCGGGGAATGAATCTGTTCCCAAGCCGTCCTGATTGGTTACCATGACCAGCTCATAATCAGTTTCTTCTGCAATCTTGCGGAGTGCGGATATTGCTTTTGGTAAAAATTCGAGTTTTTCTAATGAGTCTACCTGAAAATCCGTGGGAGGTTCAACGATGATCGTTCCGTCCCGATCAATAAATAAGACTTTTTTCATTAATGGTTATAAAAGATATGTTAGGCAAAAGGAATGTCTGTTCCCGCGTTCCTGCAAAGTTCGCAAACTATGTGGATTTGAAAAGATTTACACACAGCAATAGCGCCTTTTGTACAGAAAAGAGTAATGTTAAATTGTAACTTTGTATTTAAAATTTCGACTAAGATAATGTTTACAGGAATTGTAGAATCCGTTGCAACGCTTTTAAAAGTAGATTCAGAAGGCACAAATAAAACTTTTTCGTTTCAATCACCGATTGCACCTGAACTTAAAATTGATCAGAGCGTAAATCATAATGGCGTTTGCCTTACCGTGGTGGCTGTGGAAGGGGACACTTATAAGGTGACAGCCATTGAAGAAACATTGATCAAGACAAACCTGGGCGACCTGGCAGTTGATGATAAAATCAATCTGGAACGCTGTATGCCGGCCAATGGCAGGTTCGACGGCCACATTGTGCAAGGGCATGTGGACCAAACCGGCGTGTGCACTGCCATTGAAGAACGCGATGGAAGCTGGCTTTTCGACTTCGAATATGACGCTTCTACAGGAAATCTTACAGTGGAAAAAGGTTCTATATGTATCAATGGCGTGAGTCTTACCGTTTTTAACTCTGAAAAGAATGCATTCCGGGTCGCGATCATTCCTTATACCTATGAATTCACCAATTTTCACAGCCTTAAAGCGGGCGACCGCGTTAATCTTGAATTTGATATTCTTGGTAAGTACATTAAAAGAATTCTTGGCTCATATACAATGTAGTATATTGGCATCCTGAAATATTACGTTTATTTTTACCCGTCTATACATTTCGAGCATCATTAATACATGGCCAAAATAAGTACACAGTCCAGAACGGATCTATTCATACACATCGGAATTATAGTTTCACTGCTTTTGGTTCTTTTCCTGGGTTTCTTTTTTGTTTATCTGCCTTTCACAACCAATCATGGTGAGGCAGTAACCATCCCGGATTTAAAGAAAAAGAATGTTGAAGACCTCGAAGAATTTCTCGAAAGTCGTGACCTGCGTTACGAAGTGGATTGCACTTTCGTGGCCAATGTGCCTCCGCTGACAATTATTTCTCAATATCCATTGCCGGGTGCCAAAGTAAAAGAGGGCCGGAAAATATACGTTACCGTTTCGTCAAGGACAGCGCCATTGATCAAAATGCCCAAGCTGACGGATATGACGCACCGGAGCGCGCAAATGTTATTGAAAAGTGTCGGACTGGAAGAGGGAAACATTTCTTATGTGCCCGATATGGCGCAAAATGCAGTTTTAAAACAAATGTATAATGGCAAGGAAATCCTGCCTGGGCAGGCCATTGCCAAGGGCACGAAAATAGACCTTGAATTGGGAGAAGGGCTTGGTACTGCGCAATTTGAGGCGCCTTCCGTCTTGGGCTTACCGCTGGACGAGGCGAAAATCGCGCTGATCGGAGCCGGACTGAAAGTTGGTCAGCAAATGGAAATACCAGCAGAGGAAGGACAAGCAGCAGGCACGGTGGTGAGACAGAACCCCGACGCTGGAAATAATGTAAGAATAGGAGATGTAATCGATCTCTGGATCACACCACAGGCAGTTGAATCAGCTGGGAATGAGAATATATTACCGGAACAGTAAATTTTATTTTTATAATAAAAAACGTATAATTCTGACATTGCTGCTTGCGCTTTTTCAGTGTCAGTTGCTATATGCCCAATTGAAAGTGGTGCCCATCGACGGTTCCTACACCGAAGAGGAAGCCGAAACGCAAAGCACATTGCGGACGGAGGCGACCTTAAACCTGCCGTTTTTTGATGATTTTTCAACAACAAAAACAGCTAACCCGGATACCAAAAACTGGTTGCCGGGGAGCGGGGTTTACATTAACAACACACTTTCCAGCTCGCCGCCATCGCTCAACATTGCGACTTTCGACGGCCTTAATGCGACCGGCACGCCCTACAATCTCGTTAATCCGCTCACGCAAAATTTTACCGATACACTAACATCCCAACCGATAAATCTTGCCGGTAAAAAGGCAGCTGATTCGCTTTACATTAGTTTTCACTGGATGGCGAAAGGTTTAGGAGAGCTGCCTGATTCAAGTGATTATTTTCAACTGGAATTTTTGAGTAAGACCAATGGCTGGGTGACGGCGTGGCAACAGGTTGGTTACAAGCTGGATACGATTTATAAGAACCAGTTTGTGAAAATTACGGATCCGGCTTACCTCCATGATGCATTCCAGTTTAGGTTTCGTGCATATGGGCGGAATTCGGGTTATTATGACACCTGGCATCTGGATTATGTATATTTAAATGCAAAACGATCGGTCAGGCAGCCTTACATTTTCGATGTTGCGGTAAGAAAAGCTGTATCGCCTTTTCTAAAAAAATATACGGCCATGCCGCTCCGGCAATATCGAGCTAATCCGCAAGCGGCAACTGCTGATTCTGTGAGAACAGATGTCGTAAATAATTTCAATAATTTTAACATCCTGGCCAGCACATTCACGATCCGGGACGCCGCAAAGGGGACGGAATTGTTCCGGAATGTGCAGCGGTCTATCTATGTAGAGGCGCTCAAATCTAAGGCTTTGGCGGTGAAAACCGCACCGCTTGCAATAAATGCGAATCTTGATAGTTTAAAATTAATTACCAAATTCGTCGTAACGACAACGGACACCATTCCAGGGGTTAATTTAAAAACAAATGATTCCATCACGTCCAGAACTGACTTAACGGATTATTATGCATACGACGATGGAAGCGCGGAGTATGGCGTGCAGGTCAATCAAAAATTGGGGCGTGTAGCAGTTCAGTTTACACTCGCTAAGCCGGATACGATAGGAGGGATCAGGCTTGCCATGGTGCAGTTCAATAAAGACATTGCCGGGCAGGGATTTACGATCCAGATTTTTGACAATAAAAATGGCAAGCCGGACAAGGTTATTGCGCAAAGATCTGTGGGCGCACGATATCCCGCTCAGCGAAACGGATTTATCGACTACCCTTTTAGCGCGCCTGTTGCCGTTCCAGACACGTTTTACGTTGGCTGGCTCCAACTGAACGAGCAGCCAGTCACTGTTGGATTTGACAGGAATTCAATGCTGGGAAAGAATGTGGTATTTTATAATTTAGGAACGGAATGGGCCCGGGAAACTGCATTGAAAGGCAGCATTATGATCCGTCCCTATCTTGGAAAGAAGGCAGCAGGCATCGTTACTGGAAATGAACCCATCATTACTACTGAAATCCATTTTTACCCAAATCCAAACAGAGGAATTATTAATTGGGAAAATGCGTCTTTAAAACGAATCGAAATTTATTCCCTGCAAGGATATCTGGTTCAAACCATTATCCCGGAAACCGGCCAGCGATCTGCTGAGGTGCATGTTAATGAAGGAATTTATGTCGTTAAATCATCGGACGGGAAACGATCGTACGCGCAAAAAATGTTATTTGTCCAATAACCTCATTAATCAAAAAAGCAGAAATATGGATATTACCGTGGAAGAACTGAAAGAACGTCTTGACAAAGGTGAAGACCTGCATTTTTATGACGTTCGGGAAGAACACGAATACGAAGAAGATAACCTGGGCGCAAAACTGATCCCGCTTGGAGAATTGCCCGATCATCTGGACGAACTCGAACCTTTGAAAGATGAAGAAATTATCATTCATTGCCGTTCAGGCGCGAGGAGCGGTAAAGCGGCCCGTTTTTTGGAATCTCAGGGTTTTAATAATGTCAGAAATGTGCTGGGCGGAATTCTTGCCTATCGCGAATTGGAATAATATTCGGATTATTGATCCTTATTGTCACGAATCCTGGCCTGAATGTAGGTCAGGATTTTTTCGTATTCATCGGCCTGGAACCATTCAAAATTCCCCTGATGACGAAACCAGGTCAACTGTCGTTTGGCATATCGCCGTGAATTCTGTTTCAGCAGTCTGATCATTTCTTCTTCGTCATATTGCTTATCCAGAAAGCCATAAACTTCTTTATATCCCACGGTTTGCAGCGCATGGTGGGATCTGTAAGGCAGCAAATCTTTCGCCTCCGTAATAAGCCCATCTTGCAGCATGTGATCCATCCGAAGATCAATCCGGTTATACAATTCGGAGCGATCCCGGTCGAGCGCTATCAGTATTTGTTCAAAGGGCCGCTTTTGCGTTTGTTTTAAATGAAATTGAGAAATCGGAGAGCCGGTTGTATAAAAGACCTCCAACGCCCTGATTACGCGCTGCGGATTGTTGATTTCGGGTGTCAAGGCAAATGTTGGATCTATTTCGCTGATTTCGGCTTGCAGAGGAGCGAGACCATTTGCATGAAGCTTTTCTGTCAACGATTCTCTCAGGCCCGGCAAAGGCGCTGGCAGGTCGTCCAAACCCTCTGAAACTGCTTTAACGTAAAATCCGGAGCCTCCTGTCATTACTACGTAGTCATGTTTCTTAAAAAGGGTTTCCAACAGTTTCAAAACGTCACGTTCGAAGTCACCGGCACTGTAAATTTCGGAAATGGAATGTGAGTTGATAAAGTGATGATTTACCTGTGCAAGCTCATCAAGCGTTGGCTTAGCTGTGCCAATGTTCAATTCCCTAAAAAATTGTCGCGAATCTGCGGATATGATTTCAGTATGAAGCGCTTTGGCTATCTGGATGGATAATGCAGTTTTTCCAACCGCCGTTGGACCGGCAATGATGATCAGATATTTCCTCGGGCTTTCAGACATTCGGCGCTTTTATTTCAATTGTTAGGTCACCGCAAAATTACATATCAGGGATTTCAAGACACTACTTTTTCTCATATTTCAGCAACCGATCGTTGCGGACTTTTTAATCTTTTGGCGGCATGAAGGATTAGTAAATTTTTTTGTATAATTTATGGGTAAAACGCCCTTGTTCTCGTCAAATTGGAATTGGCCAGCGTACTAACTCTTAAAGTTTTCTTCTTAATTCTAAACAATTTCAATTCACATTCTAACCATTAAACATTATGTTCAAAAAATTATTACTATTTGCCTGGATCGGATCGATGGCTTTTCTGGTTGGTTGCGAGGGCGAGCAGGGAGAAGTAGGGCCGAAGGGAGATGCGGGTGTTGCTGGACCAGCCGGGCCGGCGGGACCTGCCGGACCAGCTGGTGAAGATGGAACCGGCTCGGGTGGGGGAGCCATTATTATATCTTCCGGTGCTGTTAAAACGGACACCTCCGGAAGCTTTAGCCTTGGTTACAACGATTTGACGCCAGCGGAGGACAGTCTTTTTCAATCTTCTGCAATATTGGTTTATATCAAATCGCAAAATGTGTACTGGCCGCTGCCTGGGGTAGTCGCTTTTGGATCTGGTGCCACTAGCGCAGTGAGTGAATTCACCTTTGTTCATGGAATTCAGGAAAGCACATTTTTCGTCGATATATTTCAAAGAGGTTGGTCTGAGGAGAACGTTCCTGCACCTGACAGATCTTTTCAGGATGTACGTGTTGTAATCATCCCGGGCATCATGGCAGGTAGAATGGATGCTGAAATTCTCAAAAGTTATGAGAAAACTATTGCAGCTTTAGGGCTGACAGAGGACAAAACGAAAATGTCAAAACCGTTGAAATTCAGGCTCCCAAAGAAGTGAGAAGACATAATAACAAAAAAGGTTATCCGCATCGGATAACCTTTTTTTATGCTTGAACATTGAGATTAATATTCCCAAAGTCCGTGTTCCAATTCCATTAACTCTTGCTCGTAGTTCAAAGACTTGATAAGAGCTTCTTTTTCGCCGTTATAGATGTCAAGAAACGCTCTGTCATTTGCATTGGAATACTTGGTGATACGTCCGTAAAACAAGCGCAAATCGAATGCATCAGCCAGGTTTTTATTCTGAGCAGTGTTATGTGTATTGTACCAGATATATTTCTTAGGATCACTTCTGAACAGTCTTTCCACATCTTTATAACGGAAAGAAGCAACTGGCAATTCAAGACCAGTAGCAGTTTGCTCAGATGGAAGAATGATCGTCAATGTTTGAATGTCATTATACAACCGTGATCTTTTCTTGTCAAATGTCCAGTCTTCTTTCACTTCCAGAATGCTCAATTGATCCGGGAAATATTCTTCCTCTGTGGATGCAACCTGAGTTTGGAAACTGCTATCAACCTTCGGCTGTTCAACAACTGGCTCTTCCGCTTTTGCTACTTCTGTTTTAGCACCTTTTTTGGTTGATTTTTTCTTTGGAGGGCCCCAGCCATCATCTTCTGCTGCTGCTTCCGGCTTTGTTTCTTTTTTTGTATTTCCCCATCCGTCGTCAGCTGCAGCAGCTGATTTAGTAGGATCAGCCTTAGGCTTGGCGCCCCAGCCATCATCCGCTTTCGCAGGCTCGCCAAAACCAGCCGCTATTTCTTCTGCTGATAGGCCGGCAGTTTGATTAGGGATTAATATACGCTTATGCAGTTCGTCAGCATCAATTTTTGTAGCGCATGAGTCATTTGTATAAGCATCAATCAAACCCGCTTTTGCAGCCTCCAGCAGATAACGTGTGATCTCATTATTTTTTGAGAACATAGAAACATTTTGTTTCTCTTTCAGATCGACCCTTCTCCAAAGCGTCCTTTTCATCAAAATGTCGCCGTCAGCGATCGGGCGTGATGAAAACTGGTTGGCCGTGGAATCTTCCTTTTCCTGGGCGAAGGCTGCGCCTGTACCCAATGACAAAGAAAGTAATGACCATGCAATCGTTTTTCCGTTCATTCTTCTCATAACATACATAAAGTGTATTGTCCAATCAACGATTAAAATTGATGAATTAGTATAGTGGTACGGTTCTGTATTGGTTACCCATCTCTACTTCGTTTACAGCACCCTTGAAATTCTGGCGCTCTACTTTTAAGATTGTAACCACATAACGATCACCTGGTTGTGCTTGTTGCGCAAGTGACGATATTGATCCGCCGCCTCCGTTCAATGTCACACCACCAATTCTTCTGTTTCCTCTTGCCAGTGAAATCTCAACTTGCGACACTCTGAATTTTGCATCTTCAGGAGAGAAATTCTTAAAACTTTCATCCGGCACAGCTATAACCTGAATGCTACGGGCTCCGGATGCCGGTGCGCCTTTACGTTCGTCATAAACAGCACCGTTAACTCTTACTTCAAGTGACGGCTTCGGCACCTTATTTACTCTAAATGGTTCAGAACCCAACACGTTACCAGCATTGCTAACCGTAATGTTAAGCTGTGCTTTGCTCGGAACGATTGTAAACTTTCCTTTTTGTCCGCTCTGGATAATTTCCCCGCCGTCGGTTGAGAAGCTAGGCGCCCAAAGAGGGCCCAATGCAGGACTTTGAATGCTTAATTTATTCGCGCAACCCAAATACAATGGTGGAAGTGTTCCTGTTTCAATCTGGTAGGAGGGCTTCACAACGAAGTATTCCTGGTTCATACTGTAAGTTGTATCCTTTCCTGAGGGCGTAGGAATCGTAATGCGGGCCTGCAATTCTTTGCGAACTACACCTTCTGCATTATAACCGCCACCCTGTGCAGTAAATTCAATCAAACCTACACCGTTCTCTACCTTAACAGGAGAACCGTTTAAGCTCATGCGAGGTGTAATACCCGAAGCAGAGGCCGCGATGAACATTTGTCCTTTGAATTTGGTACCAGCTACCACGGTTTTCGCATCAGCGCTAACCATTGCAAGCACGCGGTCAAATTTTACGTCAGCTGCACCTACTTTGCTGGCCAGGTAATTTAAAACTTCACCTTCCATACGGCGAATGTCTGTTTGTTTCTGGCTCAAAACGGCCAATGCAGCCGCAACAGGTGTCGATTCAAAATTCAGCTCTGCAAAATCTTTATTTCTTTGTTCCTTGTTTGCCTTAACACCAGGATCCTCTCTGCCGTCCATGGCAAGCATCTGAAATTTATTAGGAGACAATGCATTTAATTGAGTGGTATAGGCATTAAGCGTTTGTTTCAAGCCGTATGCCTTTCCTCTTTTTCCTTGTGCAATCATCAATTCAGCAACTTTGGCTTCTTCCTGAGGATTTTTGATTCCACCTTCCTCATTAAGTCCACCACCGGCTTTGGTGATGATTTCTTGTTTTAAGGAATTGATCTCGTTGGTAATGTCAGCAGTGAATTTGCGAACCTCTTCTGCTTGTTTGATTACCGCAACGTCAGCCGACCGGTTTCCCGCCTTTTCAACGGCTGCTTTAATTTTCAGTACAGTTTCCTGGTTTATTTTATTAGCTGCTCCGGAGGATAGTTCCAAAGAATTGTTCAGAAGAATGAATTTTTCTATGATGGCTGAGCTTACCTGCAATGCAAGCATTGCAGTAAGTACCAGGTACATCATGCCAATCATCTTTTGACGGGGTGTTTCTTTTCCACCTGCCATATATTCAGTAATCAGTTATCAGTGATTGAATAATTTATTGATAACAAACAATTAATAACTCTCAGAAGGATTTACTATATGCTTGCTAAACTGATATTATGCATTACCACCACGCATGGCAGTCAGCATATTACCGTAAATGCCATTCAAAGACGAAATATTTGTCGTCAGCTTGGACATTTCATTTTTAAACACTTGTGATTCTTTGGTAGCATCGGCCATGTTTTCCATCGCAGCTGTCAGGTTACCGTAGAATGCATTCATTGCTTTCAAATGCTTCGTTGTGTCCTGCAATTCAAGTTCATAAACCGCATTAAGCGCGCCCATGTTCTTTGTAATTTGCTGGAATTGTTCACGATATGATTGTGCATCTTTGGTAGCATCGGCCATAGAACTCATCGCACTGATGGCAACACCGTAAGATTTATTCATATCATTGATCGCAGTTGACGCACTTTTCACATTTCTTGCGTAATCATTAGTAGCAACAGTTGCATCGGTAAGATCGCTGATTTTGCCAACTGTTTCAGAAAGATTTCTGAAACCTTTTCCAAGGCTGTCAAAAACCTCAGGTCCAAGTTTAGCATTGTCAAGCATGTTGTCCAATTTAGCAGTTACACCACTTGAAGATGTAGAACCACGTGTGATGGCAGGACCGTTGTAATTATCGTCAAGCTCAGGATAAA
Coding sequences:
- the porL gene encoding type IX secretion system motor protein PorL/GldL; protein product: MAKNSGPNFFWDKLVPTIYSAGAAVVILGALAKIQHWDFGGPLLTAGLGTEVLIFLLYALQTLTQSSDREPDWTRVYPELDDNYNGPAITRGSTSSSGVTAKLDNMLDNAKLGPEVFDSLGKGFRNLSETVGKISDLTDATVATNDYARNVKSASTAINDMNKSYGVAISAMSSMADATKDAQSYREQFQQITKNMGALNAVYELELQDTTKHLKAMNAFYGNLTAAMENMADATKESQVFKNEMSKLTTNISSLNGIYGNMLTAMRGGNA